The following coding sequences lie in one Thermosulfuriphilus ammonigenes genomic window:
- the hpt gene encoding hypoxanthine phosphoribosyltransferase codes for MMAELRLLISPEEIATRVAELGEEISRDHSGHPLVLVGILKGAFIFMADLCRAIKIPHEIDFVRLASYGSGTTSGEITITKDIELPVAGKEVIVVEDIIDTGRTLLYLEDVIKLHRPAVVKRCCLIDKPERRQVDIFIDYVGFHVPRGFLVGYGLDYAERYRHLPGIYEVLGV; via the coding sequence ATGATGGCTGAGCTGAGATTGCTTATCAGTCCGGAGGAGATTGCTACCCGGGTGGCCGAACTGGGAGAGGAGATCTCTCGAGACCACAGTGGTCATCCCCTGGTGCTAGTAGGCATTTTGAAGGGGGCCTTTATCTTTATGGCCGATCTCTGTCGGGCCATAAAGATTCCTCACGAGATAGATTTTGTCCGGCTGGCCAGTTACGGATCAGGGACAACCTCGGGGGAGATAACCATCACCAAAGATATAGAACTTCCGGTGGCCGGTAAAGAAGTTATCGTTGTCGAGGATATTATCGATACCGGCCGAACCCTTCTTTATTTGGAAGATGTCATCAAACTCCATCGGCCGGCAGTGGTTAAACGCTGTTGCCTCATCGATAAACCGGAGCGGCGCCAAGTAGATATCTTTATAGACTATGTCGGTTTTCATGTTCCCCGCGGATTTCTGGTGGGTTATGGTCTCGACTATGCCGAAAGATATCGCCATCTTCCCGGAATTTATGAGGTCTTAGGGGTCTGA
- a CDS encoding NAD+ synthase, which translates to MKIALAQINPTIGAFSANLAKMIRMAEEARDRGCQLVVFPELAICGYPPRDLLERPEFVAANLEATEALVKATKGITLICGFVDLVREKGGKPLRNATLVAQDGKVLARAYKRLLPTYDVFDETRYFEPGKTATVTEIGGIPFGLSICEDIWNDADFFPSPLYDLDPVAELVATGAKIVVNISASPFYLGKGHLRERLLCHLSAKYQRPFLYCNQVGADDHLIFDGHSLVADKGKVLARAASFKEDLLIFDLAAEKGPMAPYFERDDEEALEALTLGIRDYFSKTGFSLAVVGLSGGIDSSVTAALAVRALGAEGVLGVLMPSPYTSRASMEDAQALATALGIQTKTIAITRIYQEYRVCLEGALGEPPGDITDQNIQARIRGNLLMALANQYRGLVLCTGNKAEFAVGYCTLYGDMCGALSVLADVPKLMVYKLGRLINAQHGKKIIPERVFIKAPSAELKPNQKDEDDLPAYILLDTLVKGYVEELKSPEDLLASGLPPESLEQTLKMIYRAEYKRWQAAPGLKITAKAFGYGRRYPIAHGFDPLKFRNRRVL; encoded by the coding sequence ATGAAGATCGCCTTGGCCCAAATAAATCCTACGATTGGTGCTTTCTCGGCCAACCTGGCCAAGATGATCCGAATGGCCGAAGAGGCTCGGGATCGAGGCTGTCAGCTTGTGGTTTTTCCCGAATTAGCCATCTGTGGTTATCCTCCCAGGGATCTCCTTGAGAGGCCGGAGTTTGTAGCTGCCAATCTGGAGGCCACAGAGGCCCTTGTTAAGGCCACAAAGGGCATAACCCTGATTTGTGGCTTTGTTGATCTGGTAAGAGAAAAAGGGGGAAAGCCCCTCCGCAATGCCACCTTGGTTGCTCAAGACGGAAAAGTTCTGGCCCGGGCTTACAAGCGTCTCCTTCCCACCTATGATGTCTTTGATGAGACCCGTTACTTTGAACCCGGGAAAACAGCCACCGTGACAGAAATAGGGGGAATCCCCTTTGGGCTTTCCATCTGCGAAGATATTTGGAACGATGCCGACTTTTTTCCCTCGCCCCTTTACGACTTAGATCCAGTGGCCGAGCTGGTTGCCACCGGGGCAAAGATAGTGGTTAACATCTCCGCCTCCCCATTTTACCTGGGAAAGGGGCATCTGAGGGAACGGCTCCTTTGTCACCTTTCGGCCAAGTATCAGCGGCCCTTTCTCTATTGCAATCAGGTTGGAGCCGATGATCATCTCATCTTTGATGGACATTCCCTAGTCGCCGATAAAGGAAAGGTGTTGGCCCGGGCGGCCAGCTTCAAGGAAGACCTTCTGATCTTCGATCTTGCCGCAGAGAAAGGCCCTATGGCCCCTTACTTTGAAAGAGACGATGAAGAGGCCCTTGAGGCCCTTACCCTGGGGATCAGGGATTATTTCTCCAAGACAGGCTTCTCTCTGGCGGTAGTTGGTCTTTCAGGGGGTATAGACTCCTCGGTCACTGCCGCCCTGGCCGTCAGAGCCTTGGGGGCAGAGGGAGTCTTAGGAGTCCTTATGCCCTCACCATATACTTCCAGGGCCTCTATGGAAGATGCCCAGGCCTTGGCCACGGCCCTGGGAATTCAAACCAAGACCATTGCTATCACCCGGATTTATCAGGAGTATCGGGTCTGCTTAGAGGGGGCCCTTGGAGAGCCCCCGGGAGATATCACCGATCAGAATATCCAAGCCCGTATCCGGGGCAACCTTCTTATGGCCCTGGCCAACCAGTATCGAGGGCTGGTCCTCTGTACTGGTAATAAGGCCGAATTTGCTGTAGGCTACTGCACCCTCTATGGAGATATGTGTGGGGCTCTCTCGGTCCTGGCTGATGTTCCAAAGCTCATGGTCTATAAGCTTGGTCGCCTAATTAACGCCCAGCATGGGAAGAAGATCATCCCTGAGCGGGTCTTCATTAAGGCCCCTTCAGCAGAGCTTAAGCCGAACCAGAAAGACGAAGATGATCTGCCGGCCTATATCCTTCTTGATACCTTAGTTAAGGGCTATGTAGAGGAACTTAAGAGTCCTGAAGACCTCCTTGCCTCCGGTCTTCCTCCAGAGAGCCTTGAACAGACCCTGAAGATGATCTACCGCGCCGAATACAAACGCTGGCAAGCCGCCCCGGGGCTTAAAATAACGGCCAAGGCCTTTGGATATGGTCGAAGATATCCCATCGCTCACGGTTTTGATCCTCTGAAGTTCAGAAACAGACGTGTGCTATAG
- a CDS encoding CDP-alcohol phosphatidyltransferase family protein, translated as MSCEETVTFTDRVKMASQPLLLPLARLFYRLGIRPNTVSLLGFLGCVLVGVLIGMGKLFGAGLALSLFGPLDAVDGLLARTTSQRTKFGAFLDSTLDRFAEVAIFTGFLVHFHHRGLLWAQVATILALSGSLLVSYTRARAEALGVDCRVGLFTRFERLLAIVVGLFLGLEVPVVVLIAVLANITALQRILHVRKALRGKTF; from the coding sequence GTGTCTTGTGAAGAAACTGTCACCTTCACTGACCGGGTGAAAATGGCCAGTCAGCCCCTTCTCTTGCCCCTGGCCAGGCTTTTCTACCGGCTTGGTATCCGTCCCAACACCGTCAGCCTCTTGGGATTCTTGGGCTGTGTCCTGGTGGGGGTGCTTATTGGAATGGGTAAGCTTTTTGGGGCTGGCCTGGCCCTTTCTCTCTTTGGCCCTCTGGACGCCGTGGATGGGCTTTTGGCCAGAACCACCTCCCAGCGGACCAAGTTTGGAGCCTTTCTTGATTCCACCCTGGATCGTTTCGCGGAGGTGGCTATTTTTACCGGCTTTTTGGTTCACTTTCACCACCGAGGCCTTCTCTGGGCCCAGGTAGCCACAATTCTGGCCCTCTCGGGCTCTCTCCTTGTTAGTTACACCCGGGCCCGGGCCGAGGCCCTGGGGGTGGATTGCCGGGTGGGACTATTTACCCGTTTTGAACGTCTTCTGGCCATTGTGGTCGGGCTTTTCCTGGGGCTTGAGGTTCCGGTAGTGGTTTTAATAGCTGTTTTGGCTAACATCACCGCCCTTCAGCGCATCCTTCATGTCCGCAAGGCCCTCCGTGGTAAGACCTTCTGA
- the rsmI gene encoding 16S rRNA (cytidine(1402)-2'-O)-methyltransferase, translating to MSARPSVVRPSEAGILFVVATPLGNLKDITLRALEVLKSADLIASEDTRTTRKLLSTYGIKTKLISLHEHNEKRRTPEIISRLKSGWRVALVSEAGTPGISDPGAYLVRQARAAGIQVIPVPGPSAPIAALSVSGIRAEAFVFLGFLPQSLSKKTEIFSTLRYQQLPVVFFESPRRIKESLQVAVRILGDREAFLAREMTKVHEEYYLGSLKQLTEMISEREARGEFVVVISGAKAEVGQIDLSDLICQLLEDGLPAGEVARVLARDLGLSRKELYKKIISIKRGDDG from the coding sequence ATGTCCGCAAGGCCCTCCGTGGTAAGACCTTCTGAGGCCGGCATCCTTTTCGTAGTAGCTACCCCTTTAGGAAACCTCAAGGATATTACTCTTCGAGCCCTTGAGGTCTTAAAGTCTGCGGATCTTATCGCCTCTGAGGATACTCGGACCACCAGAAAGCTTCTCAGTACCTACGGCATTAAAACCAAACTGATAAGCCTTCATGAGCACAATGAAAAGCGTCGCACCCCGGAGATTATCTCTCGTCTTAAGTCTGGCTGGCGGGTGGCCCTGGTCTCTGAGGCCGGCACCCCGGGGATCTCTGATCCCGGGGCTTACCTGGTGCGCCAGGCCCGGGCGGCCGGGATTCAGGTAATCCCTGTCCCCGGGCCTTCGGCTCCCATAGCGGCCTTAAGTGTTTCTGGTATAAGGGCCGAGGCCTTTGTCTTTCTGGGATTCCTCCCCCAGAGTCTTTCTAAAAAAACAGAGATTTTCTCTACTTTGCGTTATCAGCAGCTTCCGGTGGTCTTTTTTGAATCTCCCCGGCGCATTAAAGAGAGCCTTCAGGTGGCGGTCAGGATCCTTGGTGATCGAGAGGCCTTTTTGGCCCGGGAGATGACCAAAGTTCATGAGGAATATTATCTGGGGTCGCTTAAACAGCTCACAGAAATGATTTCAGAAAGGGAGGCCCGGGGTGAGTTTGTGGTGGTTATCTCGGGGGCCAAGGCCGAAGTCGGGCAAATAGATCTATCTGATCTAATTTGTCAACTCCTCGAAGATGGTCTTCCTGCCGGAGAGGTGGCCCGGGTTTTGGCCCGGGATCTTGGACTTTCCCGCAAAGAACTGTATAAGAAGATCATCTCTATCAAGAGAGGGGATGATGGCTGA
- a CDS encoding chemotaxis protein CheD: MEIIVDVADMRASREPGTILVAPSLGSCIGLVLYDPVAKVGGILHYMLPDSSLNPQRAQENPFIFADTAVPRFIENILSLGAHKNDLQVKVAGGAQIMGDSFFQIGRKNYVVLRNLLWEQGLAIVAEHVGGRANRTIRLEIGTGRVTVRIPGFKEFDL, from the coding sequence ATGGAAATAATCGTCGATGTGGCTGATATGAGGGCCTCCCGGGAGCCCGGTACCATCCTGGTGGCTCCATCGTTGGGTTCCTGTATAGGTCTTGTCCTTTATGATCCGGTGGCCAAAGTGGGGGGAATCCTCCATTATATGCTCCCTGATTCCAGTCTAAATCCGCAGCGGGCCCAGGAGAACCCCTTTATCTTTGCCGACACCGCTGTGCCTCGTTTTATAGAGAATATTTTGTCCTTGGGGGCCCATAAAAACGATCTCCAAGTCAAGGTGGCCGGTGGAGCCCAGATAATGGGGGATTCTTTTTTCCAGATTGGCCGAAAAAATTACGTCGTTCTTCGCAATCTCCTCTGGGAACAGGGTTTGGCTATCGTCGCCGAACACGTTGGTGGTCGGGCCAACCGGACTATCCGCCTGGAGATCGGCACCGGCAGGGTGACCGTCCGGATCCCCGGCTTTAAGGAATTTGACCTATGA
- a CDS encoding PAS domain-containing hybrid sensor histidine kinase/response regulator, whose amino-acid sequence MDLKDFLAILDQTFTHSPIGICLLDRNLVIRWVSPSYCGYLGLEAQNLVGRHQPELIETLIAPLFEDPDRFRSLVAISYQRRRGTFSCHILPNGCREERWLERHLYPIEKGPLAGGLIEYYSDITSLKLAEATLRERDHQLQDLFDNVNDLIQSVDAQGRFVFVNRRWQEVLGYSDEDLEHLTIFDIIDPQEKDHCLSLFQDLKLQGPPSLQIETTFKTKTGHLVTVEGNITVRRDEGGNFLYTRGIFRDVSEKRRLEHQLRQAQKMEAVGTLAGGIAHDFNNILTGIIGHLELAMLRLPKDSPVTKDLETIRGQAERAAGLVRQLLAFSRRRMLEFETLDLNQIVREMAGMLSRIIGETISLQLDLAPNLPPIYADRSAIEQIILNLCVNARDAMPQGGVLTLKTRAVTDPLRKGPERIFLEISDTGTGMEKEVLERIFEPFFTTKDPGKGTGLGLSMVYGLVEQHRGTIQVRSEPGRGSTFTILLPVSSEVALSRAQISYAKPRLEQLRGQGRVLVVEDEAALRTLIREALTEKGYEVILAHSGKEALEYLSRERVDLIVSDVVMPEIGGRRLYEILRSRGDQTPFLFISGYSLSQLDSQFLGREDIIFLAKPFSLQTFLTLVKEILEGL is encoded by the coding sequence ATGGATCTCAAGGATTTTTTAGCTATTTTGGACCAGACCTTTACCCATTCACCTATCGGTATCTGTCTTCTGGATCGAAACCTTGTCATCAGGTGGGTCAGCCCCAGCTACTGTGGTTATCTGGGGCTTGAGGCCCAAAACCTAGTGGGAAGACATCAACCAGAGCTGATAGAAACCCTTATAGCTCCCCTGTTTGAAGATCCTGACCGGTTTCGAAGCCTGGTAGCGATCTCCTACCAAAGACGAAGAGGGACTTTCTCCTGTCACATTCTTCCGAACGGCTGCCGAGAGGAACGCTGGTTGGAAAGGCATCTTTATCCCATCGAAAAGGGCCCCCTGGCCGGAGGTCTAATTGAATATTATAGCGATATAACCAGCCTCAAATTGGCCGAAGCCACCTTAAGAGAAAGGGATCACCAGCTTCAGGATCTTTTTGACAACGTCAATGATCTCATCCAGAGCGTCGATGCCCAGGGACGCTTTGTCTTTGTCAACCGACGCTGGCAGGAAGTCCTGGGTTACTCCGATGAGGATCTGGAACACCTGACCATCTTTGACATTATTGATCCCCAGGAAAAAGATCATTGTCTTTCCCTTTTTCAGGACCTCAAACTTCAGGGGCCTCCCAGCCTTCAGATAGAGACCACCTTCAAGACCAAGACCGGTCATCTCGTAACCGTCGAGGGGAACATTACTGTCCGCCGCGATGAGGGAGGAAATTTCCTCTATACCCGGGGTATATTTCGTGATGTAAGTGAAAAAAGGCGCCTTGAACATCAGCTCAGACAGGCGCAAAAGATGGAGGCCGTAGGTACTTTAGCTGGAGGCATTGCCCATGACTTCAACAACATCCTTACCGGAATCATCGGACACCTCGAACTGGCAATGCTTCGCCTTCCTAAAGACTCTCCGGTGACCAAAGACCTTGAAACCATTAGGGGACAGGCCGAAAGGGCCGCCGGCCTGGTCCGTCAACTTCTGGCCTTCAGTCGAAGGCGCATGCTGGAGTTTGAGACCCTGGATCTCAATCAGATTGTCCGGGAGATGGCCGGCATGCTCTCTCGAATAATCGGGGAAACGATTAGTTTACAATTGGATCTGGCCCCCAATCTTCCCCCAATTTATGCCGATCGCTCGGCTATCGAGCAGATTATCCTTAATTTATGCGTAAATGCCCGAGACGCTATGCCCCAAGGGGGTGTCCTCACCCTGAAAACAAGGGCTGTGACAGATCCCCTTAGAAAAGGCCCGGAGCGCATCTTTCTTGAAATCAGCGATACCGGGACAGGCATGGAAAAGGAGGTCTTAGAGAGGATCTTTGAGCCCTTTTTTACCACCAAAGATCCAGGCAAGGGTACCGGGCTGGGTCTTTCTATGGTCTATGGTTTAGTGGAGCAGCACCGAGGAACCATCCAGGTAAGAAGCGAGCCGGGCCGTGGAAGCACGTTTACCATTCTCCTGCCTGTCTCCTCCGAGGTCGCTCTCTCCCGGGCCCAGATCTCTTACGCCAAACCTCGTCTAGAACAACTCAGAGGCCAGGGGCGGGTTTTGGTGGTAGAAGATGAGGCCGCCTTAAGGACTCTCATCAGAGAGGCCCTGACCGAAAAGGGATATGAGGTTATCTTGGCCCACAGCGGAAAGGAGGCCCTGGAATATCTCTCCAGGGAACGAGTGGATCTTATTGTCTCTGATGTCGTTATGCCTGAGATCGGAGGGCGAAGGCTTTATGAAATACTCAGATCCCGGGGAGACCAGACCCCCTTCCTCTTTATTAGCGGCTACAGCCTCTCTCAGCTTGACAGTCAATTCCTGGGCCGGGAAGATATTATCTTCCTGGCCAAACCCTTTAGTCTCCAGACATTTCTGACGCTGGTAAAAGAAATCTTAGAAGGGCTTTAG
- a CDS encoding HDOD domain-containing protein translates to MKGITQEIYKQIDKLPPFPQVAQKVMDLIQEPNTTVEDLVAVIRFDPGVTANVLRLCNSAFFGLPRKVSSLTTAVSLLGQKRLFDIIVTTCASYYLKRPVIGYELADRDLWEHSMAAAMAADLIQEEVVSAAKPFSFTTALLHDIGKILLGLFVSEKCSQIITLVCEGQSFNEAERAVLGVDHAELGAEVLARWRFPEEIVRAVGNHHRPEVYLEDTLTGIVALANILTLSLGYGVGLDGLAYKYEGELLSRFGLKRRDFEFLLIELNFRTKEAQELFR, encoded by the coding sequence ATGAAGGGAATCACTCAGGAGATTTACAAACAGATAGATAAGTTGCCACCATTTCCCCAGGTGGCCCAGAAGGTTATGGATTTAATTCAAGAACCCAATACCACGGTGGAGGATCTGGTGGCGGTAATCCGCTTTGACCCCGGGGTTACGGCCAATGTCTTGCGTCTCTGCAATTCTGCCTTCTTTGGGCTTCCTCGTAAGGTCTCTTCCCTGACCACGGCCGTCTCCCTTTTGGGACAGAAGAGACTCTTTGACATCATTGTCACCACCTGTGCCTCTTATTATCTTAAGCGTCCGGTTATTGGTTACGAGCTGGCTGATCGCGATCTTTGGGAACATTCTATGGCGGCAGCCATGGCCGCTGATCTTATCCAGGAAGAGGTGGTTTCGGCCGCTAAACCCTTTTCTTTCACCACCGCTCTTCTCCACGACATCGGTAAGATACTTCTGGGGCTCTTTGTCTCGGAGAAATGTTCCCAGATCATCACCTTGGTCTGTGAGGGGCAGTCTTTTAATGAGGCTGAAAGAGCTGTTCTGGGAGTTGATCATGCCGAGCTAGGAGCGGAGGTCTTGGCCCGGTGGCGTTTTCCAGAGGAGATTGTCAGGGCCGTAGGGAATCATCATCGTCCTGAGGTCTATCTGGAAGACACCCTTACGGGCATTGTGGCCCTGGCCAATATTCTTACCCTTTCTTTAGGTTATGGAGTGGGCCTCGATGGTCTGGCCTATAAGTACGAGGGCGAACTTCTAAGCCGATTTGGTTTGAAGAGAAGAGATTTTGAGTTCTTGCTGATAGAGCTCAATTTTCGAACTAAAGAGGCCCAAGAGCTTTTCCGCTAA